The nucleotide sequence TAAATTCGTTAGTGGCAGCCACCCATCCCAACATGAATGGAATTGCTCCAGGAAATGCTCCCACAAATACAGAAAGTGGTGTTCTTGTTTTCAACGGCGTATAAACACTTACATAAAGAAAGATACTTATAGCACCAAACATTGCAGTCTTCGGGTTAATAATATAAAGCACTACCAAACCTAGAACAGTAAATGTGCTGGCAATAATAAAAGCTGTTGTGGTTGTCATTCTCCCAGAGGGAATAGGACGATTTTTAGTTCTATCCATCAAAGCATCAAGATCTCTCTCGATGATCTGGTTGTAAGCATTAGACGCTCCAACCATAAAATACCCTCCAATAGCTAGTAGTAGAACGGTAACAAAATCGATAACTTCAGCTCCTAGAAAATATCCTGCCACAGAAGAAAAAACCACACTTATTGCCAAACGCATTTTAGTGATTTCTTTAAAATCTGAAAGGATTGATACTGAAGGAGTATGTACGCTGGTATTACTCAAAAAAGCGATTTAAATATTGGCGCAAAGATACTCCTTCTTTATGTTTTTTCAAGGAGGTACAAACGTTAAATTTGAAAACTAGTTCTTAGTAGTCAAAATACCAATTAAAAATATCTGTTCTCACCCCAAAATTAAGCCATACGGTATTGTTATTAAAGGTGGTTGAAGTATTCTGAGAAGGATCAAAATCTCTATAGATAACATTTCCAAATATCTTTAAATTTGTTACCGGATTAATTATATAACCTCCTTCCAATTCAGAGTAGAGAGAAGTAGTAGTATTTCCCTGACCAATTTTTACCCCATATTCATAAGGACGTTGCTTTTCACTGGTGTAAATATCTCCTCCATATGCAACCGGCTCGAAAGTATTATTGAAGTCGAACCCGCGCTTACCTATAATAACTTTCGCACTTCCATAGATTCTATCTTTTCTATACCTAGCAATGGCTATAAATTCTCTAAAATTTGATCCCCATTGATGAGCCAAAGATTGATTATTATGTCCATAATTCAAAACTATAGAATTATGAGAATAGGTATAAGGCCTTACCTGATTGTATTCTGCCTGCAAATAAAGGTTCGGCACATTAAATGCATCAAAATATTTAATACCTAATTGATATCCTAACTTATTCTTCCAGCTTTGCTGTCCGCCAAAGATCTCTGAAGTAGAAAATTCATCTATAACCCACTGCCCATAAGCATTTATATTATTTGAAAATTTAAATTTTCCCGTAAGTCCGATAATAGCATTCCCTCCATTTTGACCTGTAGAGAACTCTATAGACCTATAAAAAATGACAGGATTTAGGTAAGCCACATCAAAACCTCTTCCATTATCATTTTGCCATATAACAGATTCAAACAAACCAATATTCAATCTTTTGGTAAGATTTAAACTCAGGTAATGGTTGGCCATATATTTTACTCTATAAGAACCTTCTCCGGAAACCTCTTCCCGAACATCCCTCAATGCCATCCATGTATTTGAATATTTAAGCTTCCAAAACGATGTATTTAATTTTAGATACGGATACGGACTAGCTCCATCGCTCATTAGTAAAGATCTATACCCATCTCCTATAAAATTATCTCCCTGCCCAAACTGAATTGAGAAGAATTCTGATGGCTTATAAGAGATATAACCTTCTGCTACGGGATAATCATATCCATCATCCATAAATTCTTTTGCTACTCCTCTCCCGGGAATTGTTGCAGGACCGCCACTATAAGGAGCTATACTCTCTGCATACCTGTTAAAATAATCTGCGAACCTACCTTGACTTTCATACACTACCGTGTAAAAATTAAAGTTCTTCCCTAGCCCACCTTGAAAAATTGCACCACGGGTATTGTTATAAGTATAATCTAGATCACTTTGAAAATCTTTTCCTACTTGAAGATCCAAAACTACATCTCCTGTAAACCAATAATTATCCCCTTGAAAAGTTACTAGGTGCTCATTCCATAATTTCCTACCAAACCAAGATTTTTTGTCTTTTAACATTACTTCTGTTTCAGCATCAATATCATAATTTACTGCTACTTCACTATATAAAAAAGGTTTAGAAGCTGTATGAGCATTATTCCCAACTGCATTCATGGCAGCATCAAATCTATTGTAGCGCTCATGAGAAAGTGGAACAAAGAGATTGCTGCTGGGAACCTCACTTTTAAAAGGCTTAGATTTAATTTTTGAGTAAGTGTCTAGAGACTTTTCCTCCTTACTATTTTCTAGAGATGTAGCAACCACGCTGCTAGACACCGAAGAAGTCCTTAGATTTTGATCTAACGGTATTCTTAATGGCATTCTAAACTGCACATACGTAGGTTCACTATTATAAGTAGCTGGCTTTATTGTAGGTAATTCAGCAAAAACTCTTTTTATCTCCTCTTTTAATTCTGAATATACCGCTTCAGTATACAACACTTTAAACTCCCCCTCTTGAGTTACTTCAAATAACACCATGATCTCCCCAGCGTAATTCTCTTCAGAAACTATTTCAGGAAGCACAAATTCTGAAAGGATCTTAGCTCGTAAAGAATTTTTAAAACATGATTCTTGAAGTTCAAAACTAGAATTTTCACATGATGTGAATTCTGGATAGGTTTCAAAATTAGAAAGGTCTTCCTGTGAGTAAGCAGAGATACAAATTAGGAGAAGGAGTAGACTTCCAATATATTTCATAATTAAAACGGCAGTTAATGGGGTAGTAACAGGCGAAAGATAACAAAATTTTTAATGAAGCATTAATTGGTATAAAACGAAAAATTCCCGAATCTAACAGATCCGGGAATTTATATATTTAAAAGTAATTTTTACTTAGTCTTGTACTTGGAATACAATAGGTAAAGAGTACATTACTCCTACCGGCTTACCACGTTGCTTACCTGGTTTCATCTTAGGCAATGCATTTATTACTCTAGCTGCTTCTTGTTCTAATCTTGGGTGTGGAGCTCTAGAACGAACTTCTGTAATATTACCGTTCTTATCTATTTTGAACTGAACGATAATTCTATTAACTCCGCTAAGACCTAACTGACTACCAAGATCTATATTAAATTTCTTATTAACGAAATCCTGAACTTTTTCACTCATACATTTCTTACGCTGATCGTTGTTGCTCAAATTTTCACAACCTGGGAAAATCGGCACATCTTCAATAACAGCAAAAGGAACATCTGCAATTTCTTCTTCTACAGGAGCTTCTACTACATCTACTACCTCAACAATTTCTTCCTGACTGGTTTCTGTAGATTGAATTTCAGTTTCTTCAACTTCTTTTTCATCTTCTACAACCTCAATGATTTCCGGCGCCGGTGGTGGTGGCGGTGGAGGTGGTGGAGTATTCAACAATTCTGTAATTGGTATTACTTCATCATCTAGATCTCCTAAATCGAGCTGTCCTGCATCTATATCACTTTTATCATATGTTTTCCATTCAATAGAAACATAAGTTATTGCTAGCACCAGGATAAGACCCAATTGTAGAAAGAGGACACTTCGTTTGGTTAAATCGGCTTTTGGATTTTTCTTGGGTTCCATAATTCGTTAATAATTAATAAGGGTTGCTAAAGTAAAATTTTTTTTCATAAAAATAAATTAATCTTCTGTTTTAAGTGATTAAAAGATTTTTTAAAAAATATAAAGATCAAAAATGCTATTAGAACTCCCAAGCTATTTGCTAGCATATCATACCAATCTGGTGTTCTATAACTAGTTAGAGTTCCTTGTAAAACCTCAATTAACATACCAAAGAGGATTACTAGCACCGCAATTTTTAAAAGATCGGCTTTATAGTTACGTTGTTGTGAATTTTTCATTACGTAATAAAAGAACCAAACGCAACCTAAGACTAGATAGGCAGAGGTATGCATCATTTTATCTGTAGGATTAAAGTCTCCCACAGAGATCTTTCCGAGTTTAATAAGTGAGAGGGTAGTTACCACACCGGTATACACCATCGCAATTATTAAAAATATTTTATCCGCCAATTAATTCTTTATAATCTGCTGCACTCAACAAAGAATCTACTTCGCTTTTATCAGTAAAGTTCATTTTAACCATCCATCCGTCTCCGTAAGGATCTGTATTCACCTTTTCTGGAGCATCTTCAAGGCTTTCGTTGAATTCTATGATCTCACCTGTAAGTGGTAAAAAAAGGTCTGATACGGTCTTAACTGCTTCCACAGTTCCAAAAACCTCTTCTTTCTCTAAACTATCACCAACTGTTTCAACTTCTACGTATACTATATCACCCAATTCTCCTTGAGCAAAATCTGTAACTCCAATAGTTGCAACATTACCTTCAATTTTCACCCATTCGTGATCTTTGGTATACTTTAATTCTTGCGGAATATTCATAAAATTTGTTTTATAAGATGACAAAGTTAATTTTTTATTATGTCTGTTCAAAGAGCATTTAATTAATTTCCGAAATTATATCTAAGGGTGATCCCAGACCTAATAGTGGTTTGAGGAAAAGCTGTAGATACTGCGTATTCAGAAAAGGTATGTTCGTAATAAAATAGCGCTGTTAGGTTCTTGGAAAGTGCATAATCTGTCTTAAAGTTCACTGCCCAAATGTCTTGTCCTGCAACAACTTGATTATTATCCAGATCTAAATATCTAATTATATTAATGTTCTTTCTGTAAGATACATCTGCTTTAAAATTAAGGTCACTGCTCAATAACCTATTCTTACCTCCTATTTTAGTAGAGATCTTTAGATCTTTTATTCTATACCCTAAACCTAAAATATATTCATTTCCCTTAATCTCTGTGAGCAGGTTATTATCAAAACTTAAGGATAATGCTCTGTCTTTCCTAACCTCTGCCAAAATTCGAATAGCATTGGTAGTTTCCATATCTAATTTAACTAGGGGACTAAACATTTCTGTAAGGTTTACATTGGCGAATAGGGTTTTATTCTTATAATCTCCAGCTTGATTTAGTTCTAAAGGGTTGGAATTGTTATAATCTAAATTAGTTTGAAATTGATTGATAGTATAACCCGCCTTATAGCCATGATTTAATGAGAATCTTCTGAAATTCTTTTTAAACCAATCTACTCGCATTAGTCCGGTATATTTTATATCCCAGTTTGGTAATGGAAAACTTCTAAAAGCACCCAATTTAACACTCGATGCATTTTGACCGGAATATGCAGCAATAAATGCAGGTAGTAGTACTGCCTGATTGGTCTTACCATAACCTATAGGATACCCCTCTTCATCTACATCATTAGGATTTGCTCCATTCTGCGCTGCAAGTCTTTTTGCTACTGATATTCTGTTGTCTCTAAAGGTTTGAAAGGTTTCAGAAAAATCTTCAGTATTACTATCAAAAGCAGAACCTATAAGGATAGTTGAAATATTAAAATTCCCATAGGTGTAAGGATTCAAAGATCTATACTGAAAACTTACAGGGTCTACCTGATAATTTTCAGAATAACTTTCTGAATAAATTCTATTAGCACTAAGATCTATTGTAAGATCTGGTATAAAGCTGATGGAACTTTGAAGGTCTAATTGAGTATTCTTAACAGCAGTATATTGTTGATTGAACTCCTGGTACATAGTAAGCCAACCTTTTCGTGCTGCCAAGTATCTAACATCTGCCTGAGAACCCAGCGTAAAACCAGTAGTTGGCATAAGCGTTCCCATAAAACCAACACTTGGCGTATATCCTGGTATATAAATACCTTCATTCTTTCTATAATTAACCTGCAATCTTTTAATGGCCGTAACCAATCCTATAAAAGTATTATAAGATCTATCACTCTTTCTTGTCTCCGGCTCTTTCTTAACATTAGATTTTTTACCATCTAAGGTTGGAACTCCAGAGTTTCTATCTTTTATACTAGCAGTTTTAGAGGTTCTAGGCGTAAGATCAAAATATTTATAAAGATCTGGCATATTCAAACTAGCATTAATTTGATGTACGTTAGAATTCTGAACAGAATTTCCAAGATCTGGAATGCCTTCTAGATCATCAAAGATCTGAGATCCACGTTGCCATTGAAAATCTGCTGTATAAGAATAGGTAGCTTTTACAAATCTTAGCACAGGGATCTTAGCAAATGGCAGCTCGTAATTAACCTGTAAAGTCTGGAAATGCTGGTTAGGGGTTCCTATATTAAAAAAGCCATCCCAAACGTCTACACTGTTATCTACATTGTTATCTTCATCTATATAATTTCTAATGATCCTGTTATTGGTAGCATTAAAACTGAATTGTAAAGATCTTGTTAGGTTGTAATTTACACGATATTGCCAATCGAACATATAATTTCTTTGATATAAAGTTGGGATACCTATATCATTGTTATCTAAACTGAGTTCTCTAAACTTCTGCTCGTTATATTGTCTTATGATATTAGAACCAAAGGAAATATTACTTGGCAGCGGATTGATATTGAAATCTCTAAAAACTGCATAATAATCGCTGCTATCTAGTGCTTTCACATTTTTTAAAGGTTCTAATTGCCATGGAGCAAAGCTGTAATCGTAAGTTGCACCCGCTCTCACATTCTGACTCAAAGATTCTTCTACTTCAAAATCTCTATGATCTACCTGATTATAAGAAGTTGAAACTGTAAAATTCTCAATATCATAAGGCATAGGCTTTTTTTCACCTACACGATCTTTTCGAAGACCAATCACATTTACACTTTCTCGTTTTGTGTAATATTGAGATTGTTCTTTTACCTTTTTTCTTTCATCTGCATCTGTAATACCATCCAGTCTTGCATCTAGTTCCAGATCAAGAAATTCCTGATCGTACTTTGGAGTAATCAATTCTTCTCCTCGACTATAGTTAAAAGGAATTCTTACTCCCCACTGTTGAGGCAATACCTGCCCAACGTTAATATTGGTAACAACATCATATTGCTGGAGATCTTCTCTACTACGCTGATTTGGACCTTGATCCAAAGTCCCAAAACCTATAGTACTTCTTTTTCCGGTAGCAGAAATAGTTGCAAAATCTGCAATATTAGCATCCATATTAATGATACCTGCCCATCCACCTTTGTTATCTAACTCAGAAAGTCTAAGCTCATTGAACCACACTTCACCACAAAGGTCTGTTGCACTTGTATTTGGAGAACCATTTTTAACTCCTAACATTAATAGTCTTACATTTCCAAAGCTTGGGTTTCCCTTTATACCAATTCTAAGTTCTCCCATTTGATAAGGATCATTTGCTTCTACAGAACTTAGGTCTTCATTAAAGTAATTTACTTCTGTAGGTCTATAAATAGGATTTCCTAAAACGGTGGTTTTTACTTGTTGTAATAATTCTAAAGAAAGTTCTAATCTATTGTCTTCCGGCCAGATCTCAGAATCTTGATTAGCTCCAAATCGAGTTGCCGCTAAAGGAATTTCAATTTGATAATAGTTATCGGTAAAATCTGTTCCCATTCTAATAAATGCAACTAATTGCCCGTCTTTTAAAGCAATTTCATTCACCAAAGATTCTGCATGCAGAAACATTTCCAAATTTTTGTATTGACGCATGTCTATTTGAAAATTCTTATACACCGCTCTAGCATCCTGGGCCTCAAGCCCACATGTTCTTAGCGATAGCGATTGCTCGTTCTGTCTTATATTGGTATTGTTACTAAAAAGCTCTTCTCTTTGCACTCCCGGAGGCAATACATAAGGAACAGGCTCTCTATTTTCATTTTCTTCGATATTTACAGAGGAAACTTCAAAAAGAGTACCCTCATCATTTACAGGTTGATTAAGATTTTCTTCATCTAAGCTCTGATTATATCTTCTATAATCTCCTCGCACTAAATCCATAGTACCAAAACGCAAGATGGTCTTTTGATTGAAATCTGAAAGTAACAATCTCATAAATCTGATAGATCTAAAATCTGCAATTCCTCCTACAGCATCTGTAGGTTTAAAGATTGGCACCTTAAACTGAACCCATCTCACCGGAAGATCCTGCCCATTTGGTAAAGGTGCAGTCACTTCTTTAACATCTGTAATATAAGGGCTGTTGTCTATATTCATTCCAGGAAATACGCGAACATCATATTTAAAATAACTGTTGATGGTATTCATCGTGTTATCTCTATTCAAATCTTCTGTAGTAGGCAGTGTAGTATTCCCGCGATCTGTGTCTCCTAAATTTGGTGGTGAATCCCCATCTGTTCCGTTGTAATTTCTATATCTATCTATAATACTTCCCGTACTATTTAAAAAATACTGATAATTATCTGCAGCTGGATCTGGTAAACTGGCGAAATTTGGAAATCTCAAGGCCTCTCCTGTATCATCCAAACCATCAAAACCTACATCTTGATTAGTTCTTTCTTGCCCTTGCGTATCAAAAGCATATATTAAAGATTGGTCTGCAGGAACTCTACCAAAATCTGTAGTAACCACATCCTGATCTCCACCATTTGCTGGTAATCCATTTTCATATTGCTTTCTTCCGTCTTTTAAAACATCTTCAGAAATATTACCTAAGTTAAAAGTGATAGTACCTCCAGAATTGGTAGCATTTTCAGAATATATAAATGGATCCATCATCCAGAATTCTATAAACTCAACGTTAGATTGTTCAAAATTGGTAGAATTCAAGGCTTTAGAAATACCTCCAAAGTTCCCTTTTGGGTTATCTAGGGTATTGCTATTTGCTGCTGCTGGTCTAAAGTTATAAGGCCCACGCTCCGTTGGGAAATAGGCAAGATCCATCGTATAGATAACTTGCGGTTGCCCCTGAATAACATCGGTATTTGGAAAGATCTCATTTAAGAAAACTCTTCTAGAAGCATAGCTTGAAAGGTCTACATCTGTTATTCCATCTGGTCTTCGACTGCTGTAAAAAACAGGATCTATGGTGTACCAAGACATTTTCGCTCTCTTATATCCCGAAGCCAGATCTCCATTAGCAAGATTACCTCCAAATTCTAATGGCACACTAGAAAGCTCCCAACTTAATGGGTTGTTGATAGAAATTGAGGTTTGAGATGCCTCAAAATCGTCTATGTAAGTAGTAGCTTTTTGATCAAAATCATTAACATTTGGTGCTCCCGGTTGCAAGTATGCAAACTCTCCACGAATAGAGAAATTAGAAGGAACATCGGTATCTATATTAGGTAACTTATTTACCAATCTTGTTAAGAATGGTACCTCTGTACTATATGCAGCATTTAGTCCATAAATACTATTATTAACTGGCTCATAACTGTAATTGGCTTTTTGTGTTAGAGGCCGTTCTCTTAAATTTAAGAACGTTCCTCCTACCAATAAATTTTCATTGAATTGATGCTCTACATTAATTCCTGTAAATCTTTTGGATTGCTGACCGAATAATGCGTTATTCTCTGTAGAAACCTGAATAGGAATATTAGAAGCTAACAACGCATCATCTAGGATCTGAACTCTACCCAACTGATAATTCACTACATAATCTACACCTTCTTGTAATATCCTACCTCCAGCCGTTACCGTTACAGAACCTTGTGGCAAATTAAAACCAATAGGAATTCCTTCAACCTCAGAAGACTTATAACGTCCTTTTAACTGAAACTTATTCTTGTCTGCTCCTTCTTGCTCTGCCTGGATCTTAGTTGTTCTATATAATGATCTAAACACATACTCTGCCTGGTTGGGATTGTATGTCTCCGGAAGGTTATAATCTTCTCCACCACTGTTAGGCGTATTGTCTAATTTATTAAAAAGGTACTCTCCAAAAGGTTCTACCGTGGTAAATATTGCCAATCCATTTCTAGGATTAATTGTAATCCCTGGCACATAATCAAAGAAACCATCTCCTCCATTTACAGGATCATTATTAGTATTTAAATTATCTAAATTGAATACTCTTAATAAGGTTGTTTGATCTACATCTTCTGGCAACGGTGCTCCATTTACCGGAGAAATATAGTTTTGCGGTTGTGGATCTGTGTAAAGAATATTTAATCTGAAATCGTCATTCTCAAGATTAAAAGCCCCAAGACTATAGATGTTCTTCATCATCAAATCCCATATTGGTTCCTTTACATTGGTAACCGTACTCTTTAAAAGCTTTACTACCAGGTTTTGATTTATCCTTGCACCATTGGCATCTGCCTGCGTATTAGCATCTACTCCATCATTTGCAAATTCTCCAACCTGATAGACCTGGCCATTTACAGTGTATTGATAAGCAACTGCTAAAACCTCATCATTGCTTAATTTTTGATTAAGCGAGATATACCCCAGACGTTTATCAATAGTATATTCATTTGGTTGAAGTTGTCTGGCATTTTCCAATTTGGCATAATCTGTACCTTCTGAAACTATTAAGCTACCAAAACCACTTTGCACAGTTGAGATCTC is from Gillisia sp. Hel1_33_143 and encodes:
- the cyoE gene encoding heme o synthase produces the protein MSNTSVHTPSVSILSDFKEITKMRLAISVVFSSVAGYFLGAEVIDFVTVLLLAIGGYFMVGASNAYNQIIERDLDALMDRTKNRPIPSGRMTTTTAFIIASTFTVLGLVVLYIINPKTAMFGAISIFLYVSVYTPLKTRTPLSVFVGAFPGAIPFMLGWVAATNEFSIEPGTLFMIQFFWQFPHFWAIGWWLFDDYKKGGFFMLPTGKRDKGTAIQVILYTIWTIAVSLIPVFGVTGRLYLTPVSGAIILVLGLGMLYYAFNLYKKRDVASAKKLMFASVSYITLLQIVYVLDKFIRQWI
- a CDS encoding gliding motility protein RemB; this translates as MKYIGSLLLLLICISAYSQEDLSNFETYPEFTSCENSSFELQESCFKNSLRAKILSEFVLPEIVSEENYAGEIMVLFEVTQEGEFKVLYTEAVYSELKEEIKRVFAELPTIKPATYNSEPTYVQFRMPLRIPLDQNLRTSSVSSSVVATSLENSKEEKSLDTYSKIKSKPFKSEVPSSNLFVPLSHERYNRFDAAMNAVGNNAHTASKPFLYSEVAVNYDIDAETEVMLKDKKSWFGRKLWNEHLVTFQGDNYWFTGDVVLDLQVGKDFQSDLDYTYNNTRGAIFQGGLGKNFNFYTVVYESQGRFADYFNRYAESIAPYSGGPATIPGRGVAKEFMDDGYDYPVAEGYISYKPSEFFSIQFGQGDNFIGDGYRSLLMSDGASPYPYLKLNTSFWKLKYSNTWMALRDVREEVSGEGSYRVKYMANHYLSLNLTKRLNIGLFESVIWQNDNGRGFDVAYLNPVIFYRSIEFSTGQNGGNAIIGLTGKFKFSNNINAYGQWVIDEFSTSEIFGGQQSWKNKLGYQLGIKYFDAFNVPNLYLQAEYNQVRPYTYSHNSIVLNYGHNNQSLAHQWGSNFREFIAIARYRKDRIYGSAKVIIGKRGFDFNNTFEPVAYGGDIYTSEKQRPYEYGVKIGQGNTTTSLYSELEGGYIINPVTNLKIFGNVIYRDFDPSQNTSTTFNNNTVWLNFGVRTDIFNWYFDY
- a CDS encoding energy transducer TonB, with the protein product MEPKKNPKADLTKRSVLFLQLGLILVLAITYVSIEWKTYDKSDIDAGQLDLGDLDDEVIPITELLNTPPPPPPPPPAPEIIEVVEDEKEVEETEIQSTETSQEEIVEVVDVVEAPVEEEIADVPFAVIEDVPIFPGCENLSNNDQRKKCMSEKVQDFVNKKFNIDLGSQLGLSGVNRIIVQFKIDKNGNITEVRSRAPHPRLEQEAARVINALPKMKPGKQRGKPVGVMYSLPIVFQVQD
- a CDS encoding VanZ family protein codes for the protein MADKIFLIIAMVYTGVVTTLSLIKLGKISVGDFNPTDKMMHTSAYLVLGCVWFFYYVMKNSQQRNYKADLLKIAVLVILFGMLIEVLQGTLTSYRTPDWYDMLANSLGVLIAFLIFIFFKKSFNHLKQKINLFL
- the gcvH gene encoding glycine cleavage system protein GcvH, coding for MNIPQELKYTKDHEWVKIEGNVATIGVTDFAQGELGDIVYVEVETVGDSLEKEEVFGTVEAVKTVSDLFLPLTGEIIEFNESLEDAPEKVNTDPYGDGWMVKMNFTDKSEVDSLLSAADYKELIGG
- the sprA gene encoding cell surface protein SprA, with product MRNNYLNLHHFYLLGAFLFLAFPLHLYAQEPEVAQDSTRTGYVRGTLNLPNPANISSGYEYDPVLDRYIYTEKLGAYNLSIPLVLTPDEYQQLVIQEEIRDYFKQKNNAIAQNRDADPDAQRDALPSYYVNSGFFESIFGGREIEVVPQGSVAMDLGLLYTKQDNPAFSPRNRSNLTFDFDQRIQLSLLGKVGTRLQVLANYDTESTFDFQNQLKLEYTPNEDDIIQKIEVGNVNMPLNSALIQGAQSLFGFKTELQFGKTRITGVFSEQKSERRTVNVEGGATIEEFEKFAIDYDQDRHFFLAHYFRDNYDRSLENYPFINNNIQIQRIQVWVTNRTNNVQNLNDTRNIVGIQDLGETNIPGNIGLENLPGGFFNKPAGAFPNNSNNDLNPFGINGAAESILNSAIREISTVQSGFGSLIVSEGTDYAKLENARQLQPNEYTIDKRLGYISLNQKLSNDEVLAVAYQYTVNGQVYQVGEFANDGVDANTQADANGARINQNLVVKLLKSTVTNVKEPIWDLMMKNIYSLGAFNLENDDFRLNILYTDPQPQNYISPVNGAPLPEDVDQTTLLRVFNLDNLNTNNDPVNGGDGFFDYVPGITINPRNGLAIFTTVEPFGEYLFNKLDNTPNSGGEDYNLPETYNPNQAEYVFRSLYRTTKIQAEQEGADKNKFQLKGRYKSSEVEGIPIGFNLPQGSVTVTAGGRILQEGVDYVVNYQLGRVQILDDALLASNIPIQVSTENNALFGQQSKRFTGINVEHQFNENLLVGGTFLNLRERPLTQKANYSYEPVNNSIYGLNAAYSTEVPFLTRLVNKLPNIDTDVPSNFSIRGEFAYLQPGAPNVNDFDQKATTYIDDFEASQTSISINNPLSWELSSVPLEFGGNLANGDLASGYKRAKMSWYTIDPVFYSSRRPDGITDVDLSSYASRRVFLNEIFPNTDVIQGQPQVIYTMDLAYFPTERGPYNFRPAAANSNTLDNPKGNFGGISKALNSTNFEQSNVEFIEFWMMDPFIYSENATNSGGTITFNLGNISEDVLKDGRKQYENGLPANGGDQDVVTTDFGRVPADQSLIYAFDTQGQERTNQDVGFDGLDDTGEALRFPNFASLPDPAADNYQYFLNSTGSIIDRYRNYNGTDGDSPPNLGDTDRGNTTLPTTEDLNRDNTMNTINSYFKYDVRVFPGMNIDNSPYITDVKEVTAPLPNGQDLPVRWVQFKVPIFKPTDAVGGIADFRSIRFMRLLLSDFNQKTILRFGTMDLVRGDYRRYNQSLDEENLNQPVNDEGTLFEVSSVNIEENENREPVPYVLPPGVQREELFSNNTNIRQNEQSLSLRTCGLEAQDARAVYKNFQIDMRQYKNLEMFLHAESLVNEIALKDGQLVAFIRMGTDFTDNYYQIEIPLAATRFGANQDSEIWPEDNRLELSLELLQQVKTTVLGNPIYRPTEVNYFNEDLSSVEANDPYQMGELRIGIKGNPSFGNVRLLMLGVKNGSPNTSATDLCGEVWFNELRLSELDNKGGWAGIINMDANIADFATISATGKRSTIGFGTLDQGPNQRSREDLQQYDVVTNINVGQVLPQQWGVRIPFNYSRGEELITPKYDQEFLDLELDARLDGITDADERKKVKEQSQYYTKRESVNVIGLRKDRVGEKKPMPYDIENFTVSTSYNQVDHRDFEVEESLSQNVRAGATYDYSFAPWQLEPLKNVKALDSSDYYAVFRDFNINPLPSNISFGSNIIRQYNEQKFRELSLDNNDIGIPTLYQRNYMFDWQYRVNYNLTRSLQFSFNATNNRIIRNYIDEDNNVDNSVDVWDGFFNIGTPNQHFQTLQVNYELPFAKIPVLRFVKATYSYTADFQWQRGSQIFDDLEGIPDLGNSVQNSNVHQINASLNMPDLYKYFDLTPRTSKTASIKDRNSGVPTLDGKKSNVKKEPETRKSDRSYNTFIGLVTAIKRLQVNYRKNEGIYIPGYTPSVGFMGTLMPTTGFTLGSQADVRYLAARKGWLTMYQEFNQQYTAVKNTQLDLQSSISFIPDLTIDLSANRIYSESYSENYQVDPVSFQYRSLNPYTYGNFNISTILIGSAFDSNTEDFSETFQTFRDNRISVAKRLAAQNGANPNDVDEEGYPIGYGKTNQAVLLPAFIAAYSGQNASSVKLGAFRSFPLPNWDIKYTGLMRVDWFKKNFRRFSLNHGYKAGYTINQFQTNLDYNNSNPLELNQAGDYKNKTLFANVNLTEMFSPLVKLDMETTNAIRILAEVRKDRALSLSFDNNLLTEIKGNEYILGLGYRIKDLKISTKIGGKNRLLSSDLNFKADVSYRKNINIIRYLDLDNNQVVAGQDIWAVNFKTDYALSKNLTALFYYEHTFSEYAVSTAFPQTTIRSGITLRYNFGN